In Eubalaena glacialis isolate mEubGla1 chromosome 4, mEubGla1.1.hap2.+ XY, whole genome shotgun sequence, one DNA window encodes the following:
- the LOC133090651 gene encoding olfactory receptor 2G2-like has translation MGMVKRTNESNITGFILLGFSDYPQLQKVLFVVILILYLLTILGNTTIILISRLEPKLHTPMYFFLSHLSFLDLCFTSSVIPQLLVNLWNPMKTITYGGCVVQLYVSLALGSTECVLLALMSYDRYVAICRPLHYTLLMHPHFCMTLTSLAWLSGVTTTLVQSTLTLQLPFCGHHQVDHFICEVPVLIKLACVDTTFNEAELFVASILFLIVPVSFILVSYGYIAQAVLKIKSATGRKKVFGTCSSHVTVVIIFYGTIMFMYLQSAKSTYKDQGKFVSLFYTVVTPMLNPLIYTLRNKEVKGALRKVLGKIQVVNFT, from the coding sequence ATGGGGATGGTGAAGCGTACCAATGAGAGCAACATAACAGGTTTTATCCTGTTAGGGTTTTCTGATTATCCTCAGTTACAGAAGGTTCTATTTGTGGTCATCTTGATCTTGTATTTACTAACCATTTTGGGGAACACCACCATCATTCTGATATCTCGTCTGGAACCCAAGCTTCATACACCaatgtatttcttcctttctcatctCTCCTTCCTGGACCTCTGCTTTACCAGCAGTGTTATTCCACAGCTCCTAGTAAACTTGTGGAATCCCATGAAAACCATCACCTATGGTGGCTGTGTGGTTCAGCTCTATGTCTCTCTTGCCCTTGGATCTACTGAGTGTGTCCTCCTGGCTCTGATGTCCTATGATCGTTATGTGGCCATCTGCCGTCCCCTCCACTACACTCTCTTAATGCATCCCCATTTCTGCATGACCCTGACATCTTTGGCATGGCTTAGTGGGGTGACCACCACCCTGGTACAGTCCACTCTTACCCTGCAGCTACCGTTCTGTGGGCATCACCAAGTGGATCATTTTATCTGTGAGGTCCCTGTACTTATCAAGTTGGCTTGTGTGGACACAACTTTCAATGAGGCTGAGCTCTTTGTGGCTAGTATCCTCTTCCTTATAGTGCCTGTCTCCTTCATCCTGGTCTCCTATGGTTACATTGCCCAAGCAGTTTTGAAGATCAAATCAGCTACTGGAAGAAAGAAAGTGTTTGGGACCTGTTCCTCCCATGTGACGGTTGTCATCATTTTCTATGGAACCATCATGTTCATGTATCTGCAGTCAGCCAAGAGTACATACAAGGATCAGGGAAAGTTTGTCTCCCTCTTCTACACTGTGGTGACCCCCATGCTCAATCCTCTTATCTATACTCTGAGGAACAAAGAGGTTAAGGGGGCACTAAGGAAAGTTCTAGGGAAGATTCAGGTCGTAAATTTTACATGa